Proteins from a single region of Struthio camelus isolate bStrCam1 chromosome W, bStrCam1.hap1, whole genome shotgun sequence:
- the LOC104140161 gene encoding inositol hexakisphosphate and diphosphoinositol-pentakisphosphate kinase 2 isoform X6 — MSVSATESDPPRFFVGGEDGEELLDSARSTDYDHFYGHAEEEEEEYDSPPERQILVGICSMAKKSKSKPMKEILERLSMFKYITVVIFEEDVILNEPVENWPLCDCLISFHSKGFPLDKAVAYAKLRNPFIINDLNMQYHIQDRREVYSILKAEGILLPRYAVLNRDPNNPQECSLIEGEDHVEVNGEIFQKPFVEKPVSAEDHNVYIYYPTSAGGGSQRLFRKIGSRSSVYSPESSVRKTGSYIYEEFMPTDGTDVKVYTVGPDYAHAEARKSPALDGKVERDSEGKEVRYPVILNAREKLIAWKVCLAFKQTVCGFDLLRANGQSYVCDVNGFSFVKNSMKYYDDCAKILGNIIMRELAPQFQIPWSIPLEAEDIPIVPTTSGTMMELRCVIAVIRHGDRTPKQKMKMEVKHQKFFDLFEKCDGYKSGKLKLKKPKQLQEVLDIARQLLVELGQNNDSEIEESKAKLEQLKTVLEMYGHFSGINRKVQLTYLPHGCPKTSSEEEDNRRNEPSLLLVLKWGGELTPAGRVQAEELGRAFRCMYPGGQGDYAGFPGCGLLRLHSTYRHDLKIYASDEGRVQMTAAAFAKGLLALEGELTPILVQMVKSANMNGLLDSDSDSLSSCQHRVKARLHEILQRDREFTADDYDKLTPSGSISLIKSMQVIKNPVKTCDKVYSLIQSLTSQIRQRMEDPKSADIQLYHSETLELMLRRWAKLEKDFKTKNGRYDISKIPDIYDCIKYDVQHNGSLKLENTMELYRLSKALADIVIPQEYGISKAEKLEIAKGYCTPLVRKIRSDLQRTQDDDTVNKLHPLYSRGVMSPERHVRTRLYFTSESHVHSLLSTLRYGALCDESKDEQWKRAMDYLNVVNELNYMTQIVIMLYEDPNKELSSEERFHVELHFSPGAKGCEEDKNLPAGYGYRPASRENEGSKKTSHRNDSDEEAHASKRDETDRSVVMFKPMVSDPIHIHRKSPLPRSRKIGSVEVLSENNSNLRTPRTILEQKQSGLGSHCAGLFSTSVLGGSSSAPNLQDYARTHRKKLTSSGFIDDTTRGSAVKRFSISFARHPTNGFELYSMVPSICPLETLHNSLSLKQVDEFLASVAAPSSENLQETCTAFSSSPTYMSPLSGRKISLNTYTPAKIQPTPLETLPERLAIEKPTISTSGSSGCVSNVKLSVEETSLDAKVSDEALSEKK, encoded by the exons ATGTCTGTTAGCGCAACAGAGAGCGATCCTCCTAGGTTCTTCGTCGGTGGAGAAGATGGAGAGGAATTGCTGGACTCAGCCAGGTCTACAGATTATGATCACTTCTATGGCcatgcagaagaggaagaggaagaatatgACTCT ccACCAGAAAGACAAATTTTAGTTGGGATTTGTTCAATGGCTAAGAAATCTAAGTCCAAACCAATGAAAGAAATTCTTGAACGCCTCTCCATGTTTAAGTACATAACTGTTGTAATATTTGAAGAGGATGTTATTTTGAATGAGCCAGTTGAAAACTGGCCTTTATGTGACtgtctcatttcctttcattCTAAAG GTTTTCCCCTGGACAAAGCAGTTGCCTATGCAAAACTCAGGAATCCATTTATAATCAATGACTTGAATATGCAGTATCACATACAAGACAG GAGAGAAGTATACAGTATTCTTAAAGCTGAAGGCATTTTACTTCCTCGTTATGCAGTTCTAAACCGTGATCCAAACAATCCCCAAG AATGCAGTTTGATTGAAGGAGAAGATCATGTGGAAGTGAATGGGGAAATTTTCCAAAAGCCTTTTGTAGAAAAGCCAGTTAGCGCTGAGGACCACAATGTTTACATTTATTATCCAACATCTGCTGGGGGCGGGAGCCAGAGACTCTTCCGAAAG atcgGCAGCAGAAGCAGTGTTTATTCCCCTGAAAGCAGTGTGAGAAAAACAGGCTCCTATATTTATGAGGAATTCATGCCTACAGATGGCACTGATGTGAAG gtgtACACAGTAGGTCCGGACTACGCTCATGCTGAAGCCCGAAAGTCTCCAGCTCTGGATGGCAAGGTAGAACGAGATAGTGAAGGAAAAGAAGTGAGGTATCCAGTCATCCTGAACGCAAGAGAGAAGTTAATTGCTTGGAAAGTATGCCTTGCCTTCAAG CAAACGGTTTGTGGCTTCGATTTATTGCGAGCTAATGGACAATCCTATGTCTGTGATGTGAATGGCTTCAGTTTTGTGAAGAACTCCATGAAATACTATGATGATTGTGCTAAGATACTTGG AAATATCATAATGAGAGAACTTGCTCCCCAGTTTCAAATTCCATGGTCGATTCCTTTGGAAGCTGAAGACATCCCTATTGTGCCAACCACCTCTGGAACAAT gATGGAGCTTAGATGTGTTATAGCTGTAATACGTCATGGGGACCgaacaccaaaacaaaaaatgaaaatggaagtaaaGCATCAGAA ATTTTTTGATCTCTTTGAAAAATGTGATGGATATAAATCTggaaaactaaaactgaaaaaaccaaaacagttgCAG gaAGTGCTTGATATAGCAAGGCAACTCCTTGTAGAACTTGGGCAAAACAACGATTCTGAAATTGAAGAAAGTAAAGCAAAACTTGAACAGCTAAAGACCGTGTTAGAAAT GTATGGGCATTTTTCAGGCATAAATCGCAAAGTCCAGTTAACGTATCTTCCTCATGGTTGCCCAAAAACTTCCAGTGAAGAGGAAG ATAATAGAAGAAATGAGCCGTCCCTGCTTCTGGTTCTGAAATGGGGAGGAGAACTGACCCCTGCAGGCAGGGTTCAAGCAGAGGAGCTTGGAAGGGCTTTCAGGTGCATGTATCCAGGTGGACAAG GAGATTATGCTGGATTTCCTGGGTGTGGTTTACTTAGATTACATAGCACTTATCGACATGATCTCAAAATCTACGCTTCTGATGAGGGACGTGTTCAGATGACTGCAGCAGCTTTTGCAAAG GGACTACTGGCGTTAGAGGGTGAGCTGACTCCCATTCTTGTCCAGATGGTAAAAAGCGCTAATATGAATGGTCTGTTGGACAGCGACAGTGATTCTTTAAGCAGCTGTCAGCATCGTGTTAAAGCGAGACTCCATGAAATTCTCCAGAGAGACAGAGAATTTACTGCTGATGACTATGATAAG CTTACTCCATCTGGAAGCATCTCTTTGATAAAATCAATGCAGGTTATCAAAAATCCTGTAAAGACATGCGACAAGGTCTATTCCTTAATCCAGAGCTTGACTTCTCAGATCAGGCAAAGAATGGAAGATCCAAAGTCTGCAG ATATTCAGCTGTACCATAGTGAAACACTGGAACTAATGCTGCGCAGATGGGCCAAGTTGGAAAAagactttaaaacaaagaatGGAAGATATGATATTAGCAAAATTCCTGATATTTATGACTGTATAAAATATGATGTTCAGCACAATGGTTCCTTAAAATTAGAAAACACAATGGAATTATACAGACTTTCCAAGGCTTTAGCTGACATTGTGATCCCTCAG GAATATGGTATTTCCAAGGCTGAGAAACTAGAGATTGCCAAAGGTTACTGCACTCCTCTAGTTAGAAAAATCCGTTCTGACCTTCAGAGAACTCAAGATGATGATACTGTAAATAAGCTTCACCCTCT CTACTCCAGGGGTGTTATGTCCCCTGAACGTCATGTTCGTACACGGCTATATTTCACCAGCGAGAGTCATGTTCATTCCCTGTTATCCACCCTTCGATATGGTGCCTTATGTGAT GAATCAAAAGATGAACAATGGAAGCGAGCTATGGATTATCTAAATGTTGTAAATGAACTCAATTACATGACACAGATTGTTATCATGCTTTATGAGGATCCAAACAAG GAACTTTCTTCAGAGGAACGTTTTCATGTAGAGCTGCACTTTAGCCCAGGAGCAAAAGGCTGTGAAGAAGATAAAAATTTACCAGCTGGATATGGATACAGACCTGCCTCCCGAGAG AATGAAGGCTCGAAGAAAACCTCCCATAGAAATGATAGTGACGAGGAGGCGCATGCTTCTAAAAGAGACGAAACAGATCGGTCAGTAGTGATGTTCAAGCCAATGGTATCAGACCCAATTCACATACACAGAAAGTCACCTCTTCCAAGATCCAGGAAGATTGGTTCTGTTGAA GTCCTATCAGAAAACAATAGTAATTTAAGAACACCAAGAACTATTCTGGAACAAAAGCAGAGTGGTCTAG GGTCTCACTGTGCGGGCCTGTTTAGCACCTCAGTGCTCGGGGGTTCTTCAAGTGCACCTAACCTACAGGATTATGCTCGTACTCATCGTAAAAAGCTGACTTCTTCTGGCTTCATAGATG acaCCACACGCGGTTCTGCTGTTAAAAGGTTTTCTATCTCATTTGCTCGACACCCAACCAATG gTTTTGAACTGTATTCCATGGTGCCTTCTATTTGCCCTTTGGAAACCCTACACAATTCCCTGTCTTTAAAGCAGGTGGATGAATTTCTTGCCTCTGTTGCTGCTCCATCAAGTGAAAATCTACAAGAAACATGTACTGCTTTTAGTT cTTCTCCAACTTATATGAGTCCACTGtcaggaagaaaaatttctttaaatacaTACACCCCTGCAAAAATTCAACCAACGCCACTTGAAACTTTGCCTGAAAGGCTAGCAATAGAGAAACCAACCATAT CTACCAGTGGATCCTCTGGTTGTGTATCTAATGTTAAGCTATCTGTTGAAGAGACCTCACTCGATGCAAAAGTTAGTGATGAAGCTCTTTCTGAGAAGAAATGA
- the LOC104140161 gene encoding inositol hexakisphosphate and diphosphoinositol-pentakisphosphate kinase 2 isoform X9 produces MSVSATESDPPRFFVGGEDGEELLDSARSTDYDHFYGHAEEEEEEYDSPPERQILVGICSMAKKSKSKPMKEILERLSMFKYITVVIFEEDVILNEPVENWPLCDCLISFHSKGFPLDKAVAYAKLRNPFIINDLNMQYHIQDRREVYSILKAEGILLPRYAVLNRDPNNPQECSLIEGEDHVEVNGEIFQKPFVEKPVSAEDHNVYIYYPTSAGGGSQRLFRKIGSRSSVYSPESSVRKTGSYIYEEFMPTDGTDVKVYTVGPDYAHAEARKSPALDGKVERDSEGKEVRYPVILNAREKLIAWKVCLAFKQTVCGFDLLRANGQSYVCDVNGFSFVKNSMKYYDDCAKILGNIIMRELAPQFQIPWSIPLEAEDIPIVPTTSGTMMELRCVIAVIRHGDRTPKQKMKMEVKHQKFFDLFEKCDGYKSGKLKLKKPKQLQEVLDIARQLLVELGQNNDSEIEESKAKLEQLKTVLEMYGHFSGINRKVQLTYLPHGCPKTSSEEEDNRRNEPSLLLVLKWGGELTPAGRVQAEELGRAFRCMYPGGQGDYAGFPGCGLLRLHSTYRHDLKIYASDEGRVQMTAAAFAKGLLALEGELTPILVQMVKSANMNGLLDSDSDSLSSCQHRVKARLHEILQRDREFTADDYDKLTPSGSISLIKSMQVIKNPVKTCDKVYSLIQSLTSQIRQRMEDPKSADIQLYHSETLELMLRRWAKLEKDFKTKNGRYDISKIPDIYDCIKYDVQHNGSLKLENTMELYRLSKALADIVIPQEYGISKAEKLEIAKGYCTPLVRKIRSDLQRTQDDDTVNKLHPLYSRGVMSPERHVRTRLYFTSESHVHSLLSTLRYGALCDESKDEQWKRAMDYLNVVNELNYMTQIVIMLYEDPNKELSSEERFHVELHFSPGAKGCEEDKNLPAGYGYRPASRENEGSKKTSHRNDSDEEAHASKRDETDRSVVMFKPMVSDPIHIHRKSPLPRSRKIGSVEEESPLSVSSPECIGTWLHYTSGVGTGRRRRRSGEQITSSPVSPKSLAFTSSIFGSWQQVLSENNSNLRTPRTILEQKQSGLGFELYSMVPSICPLETLHNSLSLKQVDEFLASVAAPSSENLQETSSPTYMSPLSGRKISLNTYTPAKIQPTPLETLPERLAIEKPTISTSGSSGCVSNVKLSVEETSLDAKVSDEALSEKK; encoded by the exons ATGTCTGTTAGCGCAACAGAGAGCGATCCTCCTAGGTTCTTCGTCGGTGGAGAAGATGGAGAGGAATTGCTGGACTCAGCCAGGTCTACAGATTATGATCACTTCTATGGCcatgcagaagaggaagaggaagaatatgACTCT ccACCAGAAAGACAAATTTTAGTTGGGATTTGTTCAATGGCTAAGAAATCTAAGTCCAAACCAATGAAAGAAATTCTTGAACGCCTCTCCATGTTTAAGTACATAACTGTTGTAATATTTGAAGAGGATGTTATTTTGAATGAGCCAGTTGAAAACTGGCCTTTATGTGACtgtctcatttcctttcattCTAAAG GTTTTCCCCTGGACAAAGCAGTTGCCTATGCAAAACTCAGGAATCCATTTATAATCAATGACTTGAATATGCAGTATCACATACAAGACAG GAGAGAAGTATACAGTATTCTTAAAGCTGAAGGCATTTTACTTCCTCGTTATGCAGTTCTAAACCGTGATCCAAACAATCCCCAAG AATGCAGTTTGATTGAAGGAGAAGATCATGTGGAAGTGAATGGGGAAATTTTCCAAAAGCCTTTTGTAGAAAAGCCAGTTAGCGCTGAGGACCACAATGTTTACATTTATTATCCAACATCTGCTGGGGGCGGGAGCCAGAGACTCTTCCGAAAG atcgGCAGCAGAAGCAGTGTTTATTCCCCTGAAAGCAGTGTGAGAAAAACAGGCTCCTATATTTATGAGGAATTCATGCCTACAGATGGCACTGATGTGAAG gtgtACACAGTAGGTCCGGACTACGCTCATGCTGAAGCCCGAAAGTCTCCAGCTCTGGATGGCAAGGTAGAACGAGATAGTGAAGGAAAAGAAGTGAGGTATCCAGTCATCCTGAACGCAAGAGAGAAGTTAATTGCTTGGAAAGTATGCCTTGCCTTCAAG CAAACGGTTTGTGGCTTCGATTTATTGCGAGCTAATGGACAATCCTATGTCTGTGATGTGAATGGCTTCAGTTTTGTGAAGAACTCCATGAAATACTATGATGATTGTGCTAAGATACTTGG AAATATCATAATGAGAGAACTTGCTCCCCAGTTTCAAATTCCATGGTCGATTCCTTTGGAAGCTGAAGACATCCCTATTGTGCCAACCACCTCTGGAACAAT gATGGAGCTTAGATGTGTTATAGCTGTAATACGTCATGGGGACCgaacaccaaaacaaaaaatgaaaatggaagtaaaGCATCAGAA ATTTTTTGATCTCTTTGAAAAATGTGATGGATATAAATCTggaaaactaaaactgaaaaaaccaaaacagttgCAG gaAGTGCTTGATATAGCAAGGCAACTCCTTGTAGAACTTGGGCAAAACAACGATTCTGAAATTGAAGAAAGTAAAGCAAAACTTGAACAGCTAAAGACCGTGTTAGAAAT GTATGGGCATTTTTCAGGCATAAATCGCAAAGTCCAGTTAACGTATCTTCCTCATGGTTGCCCAAAAACTTCCAGTGAAGAGGAAG ATAATAGAAGAAATGAGCCGTCCCTGCTTCTGGTTCTGAAATGGGGAGGAGAACTGACCCCTGCAGGCAGGGTTCAAGCAGAGGAGCTTGGAAGGGCTTTCAGGTGCATGTATCCAGGTGGACAAG GAGATTATGCTGGATTTCCTGGGTGTGGTTTACTTAGATTACATAGCACTTATCGACATGATCTCAAAATCTACGCTTCTGATGAGGGACGTGTTCAGATGACTGCAGCAGCTTTTGCAAAG GGACTACTGGCGTTAGAGGGTGAGCTGACTCCCATTCTTGTCCAGATGGTAAAAAGCGCTAATATGAATGGTCTGTTGGACAGCGACAGTGATTCTTTAAGCAGCTGTCAGCATCGTGTTAAAGCGAGACTCCATGAAATTCTCCAGAGAGACAGAGAATTTACTGCTGATGACTATGATAAG CTTACTCCATCTGGAAGCATCTCTTTGATAAAATCAATGCAGGTTATCAAAAATCCTGTAAAGACATGCGACAAGGTCTATTCCTTAATCCAGAGCTTGACTTCTCAGATCAGGCAAAGAATGGAAGATCCAAAGTCTGCAG ATATTCAGCTGTACCATAGTGAAACACTGGAACTAATGCTGCGCAGATGGGCCAAGTTGGAAAAagactttaaaacaaagaatGGAAGATATGATATTAGCAAAATTCCTGATATTTATGACTGTATAAAATATGATGTTCAGCACAATGGTTCCTTAAAATTAGAAAACACAATGGAATTATACAGACTTTCCAAGGCTTTAGCTGACATTGTGATCCCTCAG GAATATGGTATTTCCAAGGCTGAGAAACTAGAGATTGCCAAAGGTTACTGCACTCCTCTAGTTAGAAAAATCCGTTCTGACCTTCAGAGAACTCAAGATGATGATACTGTAAATAAGCTTCACCCTCT CTACTCCAGGGGTGTTATGTCCCCTGAACGTCATGTTCGTACACGGCTATATTTCACCAGCGAGAGTCATGTTCATTCCCTGTTATCCACCCTTCGATATGGTGCCTTATGTGAT GAATCAAAAGATGAACAATGGAAGCGAGCTATGGATTATCTAAATGTTGTAAATGAACTCAATTACATGACACAGATTGTTATCATGCTTTATGAGGATCCAAACAAG GAACTTTCTTCAGAGGAACGTTTTCATGTAGAGCTGCACTTTAGCCCAGGAGCAAAAGGCTGTGAAGAAGATAAAAATTTACCAGCTGGATATGGATACAGACCTGCCTCCCGAGAG AATGAAGGCTCGAAGAAAACCTCCCATAGAAATGATAGTGACGAGGAGGCGCATGCTTCTAAAAGAGACGAAACAGATCGGTCAGTAGTGATGTTCAAGCCAATGGTATCAGACCCAATTCACATACACAGAAAGTCACCTCTTCCAAGATCCAGGAAGATTGGTTCTGTTGAA GAAGAGAGCCCCCTGAGTGTGTCTAGCCCAGAGTGTATTGGTACCTGGCTGCATTACACCAGTGGTGTGGGTACTGGGCGTCGAAGACGCAGATCAGGGGAACAAATCACTTCTTCCCCTGTCTCCCCTAAATCATTGGCTTTCACATCCAGTATTTTTGGCTCATGGCAACAG GTCCTATCAGAAAACAATAGTAATTTAAGAACACCAAGAACTATTCTGGAACAAAAGCAGAGTGGTCTAG gTTTTGAACTGTATTCCATGGTGCCTTCTATTTGCCCTTTGGAAACCCTACACAATTCCCTGTCTTTAAAGCAGGTGGATGAATTTCTTGCCTCTGTTGCTGCTCCATCAAGTGAAAATCTACAAGAAACAT cTTCTCCAACTTATATGAGTCCACTGtcaggaagaaaaatttctttaaatacaTACACCCCTGCAAAAATTCAACCAACGCCACTTGAAACTTTGCCTGAAAGGCTAGCAATAGAGAAACCAACCATAT CTACCAGTGGATCCTCTGGTTGTGTATCTAATGTTAAGCTATCTGTTGAAGAGACCTCACTCGATGCAAAAGTTAGTGATGAAGCTCTTTCTGAGAAGAAATGA
- the LOC104140161 gene encoding inositol hexakisphosphate and diphosphoinositol-pentakisphosphate kinase 2 isoform X7 gives MSVSATESDPPRFFVGGEDGEELLDSARSTDYDHFYGHAEEEEEEYDSPPERQILVGICSMAKKSKSKPMKEILERLSMFKYITVVIFEEDVILNEPVENWPLCDCLISFHSKGFPLDKAVAYAKLRNPFIINDLNMQYHIQDRREVYSILKAEGILLPRYAVLNRDPNNPQECSLIEGEDHVEVNGEIFQKPFVEKPVSAEDHNVYIYYPTSAGGGSQRLFRKIGSRSSVYSPESSVRKTGSYIYEEFMPTDGTDVKVYTVGPDYAHAEARKSPALDGKVERDSEGKEVRYPVILNAREKLIAWKVCLAFKQTVCGFDLLRANGQSYVCDVNGFSFVKNSMKYYDDCAKILGNIIMRELAPQFQIPWSIPLEAEDIPIVPTTSGTMMELRCVIAVIRHGDRTPKQKMKMEVKHQKFFDLFEKCDGYKSGKLKLKKPKQLQEVLDIARQLLVELGQNNDSEIEESKAKLEQLKTVLEMYGHFSGINRKVQLTYLPHGCPKTSSEEEDNRRNEPSLLLVLKWGGELTPAGRVQAEELGRAFRCMYPGGQGDYAGFPGCGLLRLHSTYRHDLKIYASDEGRVQMTAAAFAKGLLALEGELTPILVQMVKSANMNGLLDSDSDSLSSCQHRVKARLHEILQRDREFTADDYDKLTPSGSISLIKSMQVIKNPVKTCDKVYSLIQSLTSQIRQRMEDPKSADIQLYHSETLELMLRRWAKLEKDFKTKNGRYDISKIPDIYDCIKYDVQHNGSLKLENTMELYRLSKALADIVIPQEYGISKAEKLEIAKGYCTPLVRKIRSDLQRTQDDDTVNKLHPLYSRGVMSPERHVRTRLYFTSESHVHSLLSTLRYGALCDESKDEQWKRAMDYLNVVNELNYMTQIVIMLYEDPNKELSSEERFHVELHFSPGAKGCEEDKNLPAGYGYRPASRENEGSKKTSHRNDSDEEAHASKRDETDRSVVMFKPMVSDPIHIHRKSPLPRSRKIGSVEEESPLSVSSPECIGTWLHYTSGVGTGRRRRRSGEQITSSPVSPKSLAFTSSIFGSWQQVLSENNSNLRTPRTILEQKQSGLGFELYSMVPSICPLETLHNSLSLKQVDEFLASVAAPSSENLQETCTAFSSSPTYMSPLSGRKISLNTYTPAKIQPTPLETLPERLAIEKPTISTSGSSGCVSNVKLSVEETSLDAKVSDEALSEKK, from the exons ATGTCTGTTAGCGCAACAGAGAGCGATCCTCCTAGGTTCTTCGTCGGTGGAGAAGATGGAGAGGAATTGCTGGACTCAGCCAGGTCTACAGATTATGATCACTTCTATGGCcatgcagaagaggaagaggaagaatatgACTCT ccACCAGAAAGACAAATTTTAGTTGGGATTTGTTCAATGGCTAAGAAATCTAAGTCCAAACCAATGAAAGAAATTCTTGAACGCCTCTCCATGTTTAAGTACATAACTGTTGTAATATTTGAAGAGGATGTTATTTTGAATGAGCCAGTTGAAAACTGGCCTTTATGTGACtgtctcatttcctttcattCTAAAG GTTTTCCCCTGGACAAAGCAGTTGCCTATGCAAAACTCAGGAATCCATTTATAATCAATGACTTGAATATGCAGTATCACATACAAGACAG GAGAGAAGTATACAGTATTCTTAAAGCTGAAGGCATTTTACTTCCTCGTTATGCAGTTCTAAACCGTGATCCAAACAATCCCCAAG AATGCAGTTTGATTGAAGGAGAAGATCATGTGGAAGTGAATGGGGAAATTTTCCAAAAGCCTTTTGTAGAAAAGCCAGTTAGCGCTGAGGACCACAATGTTTACATTTATTATCCAACATCTGCTGGGGGCGGGAGCCAGAGACTCTTCCGAAAG atcgGCAGCAGAAGCAGTGTTTATTCCCCTGAAAGCAGTGTGAGAAAAACAGGCTCCTATATTTATGAGGAATTCATGCCTACAGATGGCACTGATGTGAAG gtgtACACAGTAGGTCCGGACTACGCTCATGCTGAAGCCCGAAAGTCTCCAGCTCTGGATGGCAAGGTAGAACGAGATAGTGAAGGAAAAGAAGTGAGGTATCCAGTCATCCTGAACGCAAGAGAGAAGTTAATTGCTTGGAAAGTATGCCTTGCCTTCAAG CAAACGGTTTGTGGCTTCGATTTATTGCGAGCTAATGGACAATCCTATGTCTGTGATGTGAATGGCTTCAGTTTTGTGAAGAACTCCATGAAATACTATGATGATTGTGCTAAGATACTTGG AAATATCATAATGAGAGAACTTGCTCCCCAGTTTCAAATTCCATGGTCGATTCCTTTGGAAGCTGAAGACATCCCTATTGTGCCAACCACCTCTGGAACAAT gATGGAGCTTAGATGTGTTATAGCTGTAATACGTCATGGGGACCgaacaccaaaacaaaaaatgaaaatggaagtaaaGCATCAGAA ATTTTTTGATCTCTTTGAAAAATGTGATGGATATAAATCTggaaaactaaaactgaaaaaaccaaaacagttgCAG gaAGTGCTTGATATAGCAAGGCAACTCCTTGTAGAACTTGGGCAAAACAACGATTCTGAAATTGAAGAAAGTAAAGCAAAACTTGAACAGCTAAAGACCGTGTTAGAAAT GTATGGGCATTTTTCAGGCATAAATCGCAAAGTCCAGTTAACGTATCTTCCTCATGGTTGCCCAAAAACTTCCAGTGAAGAGGAAG ATAATAGAAGAAATGAGCCGTCCCTGCTTCTGGTTCTGAAATGGGGAGGAGAACTGACCCCTGCAGGCAGGGTTCAAGCAGAGGAGCTTGGAAGGGCTTTCAGGTGCATGTATCCAGGTGGACAAG GAGATTATGCTGGATTTCCTGGGTGTGGTTTACTTAGATTACATAGCACTTATCGACATGATCTCAAAATCTACGCTTCTGATGAGGGACGTGTTCAGATGACTGCAGCAGCTTTTGCAAAG GGACTACTGGCGTTAGAGGGTGAGCTGACTCCCATTCTTGTCCAGATGGTAAAAAGCGCTAATATGAATGGTCTGTTGGACAGCGACAGTGATTCTTTAAGCAGCTGTCAGCATCGTGTTAAAGCGAGACTCCATGAAATTCTCCAGAGAGACAGAGAATTTACTGCTGATGACTATGATAAG CTTACTCCATCTGGAAGCATCTCTTTGATAAAATCAATGCAGGTTATCAAAAATCCTGTAAAGACATGCGACAAGGTCTATTCCTTAATCCAGAGCTTGACTTCTCAGATCAGGCAAAGAATGGAAGATCCAAAGTCTGCAG ATATTCAGCTGTACCATAGTGAAACACTGGAACTAATGCTGCGCAGATGGGCCAAGTTGGAAAAagactttaaaacaaagaatGGAAGATATGATATTAGCAAAATTCCTGATATTTATGACTGTATAAAATATGATGTTCAGCACAATGGTTCCTTAAAATTAGAAAACACAATGGAATTATACAGACTTTCCAAGGCTTTAGCTGACATTGTGATCCCTCAG GAATATGGTATTTCCAAGGCTGAGAAACTAGAGATTGCCAAAGGTTACTGCACTCCTCTAGTTAGAAAAATCCGTTCTGACCTTCAGAGAACTCAAGATGATGATACTGTAAATAAGCTTCACCCTCT CTACTCCAGGGGTGTTATGTCCCCTGAACGTCATGTTCGTACACGGCTATATTTCACCAGCGAGAGTCATGTTCATTCCCTGTTATCCACCCTTCGATATGGTGCCTTATGTGAT GAATCAAAAGATGAACAATGGAAGCGAGCTATGGATTATCTAAATGTTGTAAATGAACTCAATTACATGACACAGATTGTTATCATGCTTTATGAGGATCCAAACAAG GAACTTTCTTCAGAGGAACGTTTTCATGTAGAGCTGCACTTTAGCCCAGGAGCAAAAGGCTGTGAAGAAGATAAAAATTTACCAGCTGGATATGGATACAGACCTGCCTCCCGAGAG AATGAAGGCTCGAAGAAAACCTCCCATAGAAATGATAGTGACGAGGAGGCGCATGCTTCTAAAAGAGACGAAACAGATCGGTCAGTAGTGATGTTCAAGCCAATGGTATCAGACCCAATTCACATACACAGAAAGTCACCTCTTCCAAGATCCAGGAAGATTGGTTCTGTTGAA GAAGAGAGCCCCCTGAGTGTGTCTAGCCCAGAGTGTATTGGTACCTGGCTGCATTACACCAGTGGTGTGGGTACTGGGCGTCGAAGACGCAGATCAGGGGAACAAATCACTTCTTCCCCTGTCTCCCCTAAATCATTGGCTTTCACATCCAGTATTTTTGGCTCATGGCAACAG GTCCTATCAGAAAACAATAGTAATTTAAGAACACCAAGAACTATTCTGGAACAAAAGCAGAGTGGTCTAG gTTTTGAACTGTATTCCATGGTGCCTTCTATTTGCCCTTTGGAAACCCTACACAATTCCCTGTCTTTAAAGCAGGTGGATGAATTTCTTGCCTCTGTTGCTGCTCCATCAAGTGAAAATCTACAAGAAACATGTACTGCTTTTAGTT cTTCTCCAACTTATATGAGTCCACTGtcaggaagaaaaatttctttaaatacaTACACCCCTGCAAAAATTCAACCAACGCCACTTGAAACTTTGCCTGAAAGGCTAGCAATAGAGAAACCAACCATAT CTACCAGTGGATCCTCTGGTTGTGTATCTAATGTTAAGCTATCTGTTGAAGAGACCTCACTCGATGCAAAAGTTAGTGATGAAGCTCTTTCTGAGAAGAAATGA